The proteins below are encoded in one region of Halalkalicoccus jeotgali B3:
- a CDS encoding ParA family protein — translation MAKKIAITNQKGGVGKTTVAINLAGALNQVGEDVLFVDLDPQGNATEGLGFTGEYDDASGPSLYDTLLSDQSTINDILVDHDELRLAPSNIEMFNAEPELITEMRNRERLDMALEQLDADPDYIIIDCPPWLGILTDSALLACDSIVVPGLAESTSTRAVEILFDQVDTIEENFDETIAVDAIAANRVENDGESDEMMTWFRETFEPAVPVYEIRKRVALKRAWSNGTSIFHHEEECDMGDVFLEMAEVVR, via the coding sequence ATGGCGAAAAAGATAGCCATCACAAACCAGAAGGGCGGCGTCGGAAAGACCACCGTCGCGATCAATCTCGCGGGAGCACTCAACCAGGTTGGCGAGGACGTACTGTTTGTCGACCTCGACCCCCAGGGGAACGCAACTGAGGGACTCGGATTCACGGGCGAATATGACGATGCCTCCGGCCCGTCTCTATACGACACACTCCTCTCGGACCAGTCAACAATCAACGACATTCTGGTCGACCATGACGAACTACGCTTGGCTCCGTCGAACATCGAGATGTTCAACGCCGAACCGGAGCTCATCACCGAGATGCGAAATCGAGAACGCCTCGACATGGCGCTCGAGCAGCTCGACGCTGACCCGGATTACATTATCATCGACTGCCCACCGTGGCTGGGGATCCTCACGGACTCGGCACTATTGGCGTGCGATAGCATCGTCGTCCCAGGGCTGGCCGAATCAACGTCGACCCGTGCCGTCGAGATACTGTTCGACCAGGTCGATACTATCGAGGAGAACTTCGACGAGACGATCGCCGTCGACGCGATCGCGGCGAACCGTGTCGAGAACGACGGCGAGTCAGACGAGATGATGACGTGGTTCCGAGAGACGTTCGAGCCGGCCGTGCCAGTCTACGAGATCCGAAAACGCGTCGCACTCAAACGGGCCTGGTCGAACGGAACGTCCATATTCCACCATGAGGAGGAGTGTGATATGGGAGACGTGTTCCTCGAAATGGCTGAGGTGGTCCGATGA
- a CDS encoding GIY-YIG nuclease family protein has translation MDSDCALYVIELEPKKDSNVMWYVGISKHPEKRYREHCVEYGSKCTHRNTCVEMHVLLWGKRRLMRSLEDRLTLALWDQYGPGTTQGGNYTGEKLGDGTLPDDVDTSLPPPLASALEETGDERLAKLSERRRVYMTIEAEVPFSSVEEAGEWADRELPEGAKIRLSTSDYELGTYYAEDSKAVEKIESE, from the coding sequence ATGGACTCAGACTGCGCGCTGTACGTCATTGAACTCGAACCGAAGAAGGACTCGAATGTGATGTGGTACGTTGGGATCTCGAAGCATCCTGAAAAACGATATAGAGAACACTGTGTAGAGTACGGGTCGAAGTGTACACACCGGAATACCTGCGTCGAGATGCATGTCCTTCTCTGGGGAAAGAGACGGCTGATGAGATCCCTTGAAGATCGTCTTACGCTAGCACTCTGGGATCAGTATGGGCCGGGGACAACACAAGGCGGGAATTACACTGGAGAGAAGCTTGGTGATGGTACTCTCCCAGACGATGTGGATACAAGCCTCCCGCCCCCACTGGCGTCGGCTTTGGAAGAAACAGGTGACGAACGGTTAGCGAAACTCAGTGAGAGGCGTCGAGTCTACATGACCATAGAAGCAGAAGTGCCATTCAGTTCAGTGGAGGAAGCGGGTGAATGGGCCGATCGAGAACTGCCCGAAGGTGCAAAGATCAGACTATCCACGTCCGACTACGAACTTGGTACCTACTATGCTGAAGATTCGAAGGCGGTTGAGAAGATAGAATCTGAGTAG
- a CDS encoding MarR family transcriptional regulator — MSETTLPREIKDCPPSCKLVYYALDDHGELTQGDISEITRLPPRTVRYALERLIDGEETVTVRPNMADARQKLYQTSK; from the coding sequence ATGAGTGAGACGACTCTCCCCCGCGAGATCAAGGACTGCCCCCCGTCGTGCAAGCTGGTCTATTACGCTCTGGACGATCACGGCGAGCTGACGCAAGGCGACATCAGCGAGATCACCCGCCTCCCCCCGCGGACAGTCCGATACGCACTCGAGCGCCTCATCGACGGCGAGGAGACTGTCACCGTCCGACCGAACATGGCCGACGCTCGTCAGAAGCTGTATCAGACGAGCAAGTAA
- a CDS encoding Rieske (2Fe-2S) protein, which produces MSGRYRLTSVETVENEGTWLFTVRDERDEDVEVLLVPCEDDEGGAVEAWVNSCTHEAQPLYREGVGAAVREGAVVCPKHGSMFDTCSGYCDNGPAAETTLPSVEISVEDGQVYLTDGDVRFLRAGPSEDDDDDDGPSSTSHLRL; this is translated from the coding sequence ATGAGCGGGCGCTATCGATTGACGAGCGTCGAGACGGTCGAAAACGAGGGTACGTGGTTGTTCACGGTTCGTGACGAGCGCGACGAGGACGTGGAGGTCCTGCTCGTGCCCTGTGAGGACGACGAGGGTGGAGCGGTCGAGGCGTGGGTCAACAGCTGTACCCACGAGGCTCAACCCCTCTACCGTGAGGGCGTCGGTGCGGCGGTCCGCGAGGGGGCAGTCGTCTGCCCGAAACACGGGTCGATGTTCGACACCTGTTCGGGCTACTGCGACAACGGCCCCGCCGCGGAGACGACCCTGCCCTCCGTCGAGATAAGCGTCGAGGACGGCCAGGTCTACCTGACCGACGGGGACGTCAGGTTCCTGCGTGCGGGCCCCAGCGAGGACGACGATGACGACGACGGGCCGAGTTCGACCTCCCACCTGCGACTGTAG
- a CDS encoding ABC transporter permease — protein MSTPDGVVEQRSGNAFAIDVWIVLKRWLIKTTRNPFVVVSSLVQPIVFLVLFTEVFGQVTGGALAGALGAEVNYITYLVPAIVIQSALVAAAGSGIGLVDDMESGMFEKVLVSPISRGAMFLGKALSEVVRIVVQTVIILVLGYVLLWIDTGGEVGTYVETGLLGVLGILGVTVVFAIWFTAFSNVVALVTRDQEATIIGANLLQFPLLFVSSAFLPVEVLPGWVQAVATVNPITYGVDAVRALVLGRDVLAVLDVTAFGGIWNTLVPALGLLVALDLLLGAIAVGYLNRASSSQVD, from the coding sequence GTGAGTACTCCCGACGGCGTAGTCGAGCAACGGAGCGGAAACGCCTTTGCGATCGACGTCTGGATCGTTCTCAAGCGCTGGCTGATAAAGACGACGCGCAACCCGTTCGTAGTCGTCTCCTCGCTGGTCCAGCCGATCGTGTTCCTCGTGTTGTTCACCGAGGTGTTCGGTCAGGTGACCGGCGGGGCGCTGGCCGGCGCGCTCGGTGCGGAAGTCAATTACATCACGTACCTCGTCCCCGCGATCGTGATCCAGTCGGCACTGGTCGCGGCCGCCGGATCGGGCATCGGACTAGTCGACGACATGGAAAGCGGAATGTTCGAGAAAGTGCTCGTTTCGCCGATCAGCCGCGGCGCGATGTTCCTCGGGAAAGCCCTCTCGGAGGTCGTCCGGATCGTCGTCCAGACCGTTATTATCCTTGTACTCGGTTACGTGCTCCTGTGGATCGATACCGGCGGCGAGGTCGGAACCTACGTCGAGACCGGCCTGCTCGGCGTCCTCGGGATCCTCGGGGTCACCGTCGTGTTCGCGATCTGGTTTACCGCCTTCTCGAACGTCGTCGCGCTCGTGACCCGCGATCAGGAGGCGACCATCATCGGCGCGAACCTGCTTCAGTTCCCGCTGTTGTTCGTTTCGAGCGCCTTCCTCCCCGTCGAGGTGCTGCCCGGCTGGGTGCAGGCGGTCGCGACGGTCAACCCGATCACCTACGGCGTCGATGCGGTGCGAGCGCTCGTACTCGGTCGGGACGTCCTTGCCGTCCTCGACGTGACGGCGTTCGGCGGGATCTGGAACACACTCGTGCCGGCGCTCGGACTCTTGGTGGCACTCGATCTCCTGTTGGGCGCGATCGCCGTCGGATACCTGAACCGCGCGTCGAGTTCGCAGGTCGACTGA
- a CDS encoding ABC transporter ATP-binding protein, which translates to MNAIEATSVELTYSDGTEAVRGINLAVPEGEFFGFLGPNGAGKTTAIKTLTTLLRPTAGTVAVNGFDVIEEPRAVRASIGYMAQETSIDKELTARENVSFACEAYGVPRGERADRIDELLDLVDLADVAEKRADGFSGGMRKRLDVATALVHRPPLVFLDEPTTGLDPKARIDLWEYFREINRQGTTVFLTTQYLEEADQLCDRLSVIQDGRIVATDSPEALKSQVGGDVLDITLADASEDDRTRARRVAERSGLFEDGTVEPTDEGISVTSKRARRSGTDLLVALRDAGLTVTGFDVRSPTLDDVFLAITGERANDERDRTESGGPGEPVETEVGR; encoded by the coding sequence ATGAACGCGATCGAGGCGACGAGCGTCGAACTCACCTATTCGGACGGGACCGAGGCCGTCCGGGGGATCAATCTCGCGGTCCCCGAAGGGGAGTTTTTCGGGTTCCTGGGTCCGAACGGTGCCGGCAAGACGACGGCGATCAAGACGCTCACCACCCTGTTGCGCCCGACCGCGGGCACGGTCGCGGTAAACGGGTTCGACGTGATCGAGGAGCCACGAGCGGTGCGAGCATCGATCGGGTACATGGCCCAAGAGACGAGCATCGATAAGGAACTCACCGCCCGCGAGAACGTCAGTTTCGCCTGTGAGGCCTACGGCGTTCCCCGAGGCGAGCGTGCCGATCGGATCGACGAACTGCTCGATCTGGTCGATCTGGCGGACGTCGCCGAGAAGCGCGCCGACGGGTTCTCCGGCGGGATGCGAAAGCGCCTCGACGTCGCGACCGCTCTCGTCCACCGCCCCCCGCTCGTCTTTCTCGACGAGCCGACGACCGGGCTCGATCCGAAGGCCCGGATCGACCTCTGGGAATACTTCAGGGAGATCAACCGCCAGGGGACGACGGTGTTTCTCACGACCCAGTACCTCGAGGAGGCCGACCAGCTCTGCGATCGCCTCTCGGTGATCCAAGACGGGCGGATCGTCGCCACCGATTCGCCCGAGGCGCTCAAATCGCAGGTCGGCGGCGACGTCCTCGACATCACGCTCGCGGACGCGAGCGAGGACGACCGCACTCGCGCTCGCCGGGTCGCAGAGCGGTCCGGGCTCTTCGAGGACGGCACCGTCGAACCCACCGACGAGGGAATCAGTGTCACCTCGAAGCGCGCGCGCCGATCGGGAACGGATCTGCTGGTCGCGCTCCGCGATGCGGGGCTCACTGTGACCGGCTTCGACGTCAGATCGCCGACGCTCGACGACGTGTTCCTCGCGATCACCGGCGAGCGGGCGAACGACGAGCGCGACCGAACGGAGTCGGGCGGCCCCGGCGAGCCCGTCGAGACGGAGGTGGGCCGGTGA
- a CDS encoding YeiH family protein encodes MGLRQQIPGILTLVVVGIVARSVAGLVGINDLVLAIGVGVLIGNLVEIPPWIAHGIENHKLFLETGIVLLGASIAIDELIGAGPTVLVLVVVTVAFSLLLVEAVARRVFGLRGKTASLLAAGTSICGVSAVAAVGRVVEARGDQLTYAAATVVFFDAITLVLYPALGDLLGLSARQFGVWAGLSMFSTGPVAAAGFAHSPEAGQWATVTKLARNTLLGAVVVAYSLGYATRKANDPGVKRLWLQFPKFLVGFLLVAAVANAGLLTPESIAGIGRTADWLFVLAFVGLGFEIRPARMRESGLTPIATVLCAFCVISIVTLLVVRALL; translated from the coding sequence ATGGGTTTGCGGCAACAAATTCCGGGAATACTGACGCTGGTCGTCGTCGGGATCGTCGCCCGGAGCGTCGCGGGCCTAGTGGGGATCAACGACCTCGTCCTCGCGATCGGCGTGGGCGTGCTGATCGGCAACCTCGTGGAGATTCCACCGTGGATCGCCCACGGGATCGAGAACCACAAGCTCTTTCTCGAAACCGGGATCGTGCTGCTCGGGGCGTCGATCGCGATCGACGAACTGATCGGGGCGGGGCCGACGGTTCTCGTGTTGGTCGTCGTGACGGTCGCGTTCAGCCTCCTGTTAGTCGAGGCGGTAGCGCGCCGCGTCTTCGGTCTCCGTGGGAAGACCGCCTCGTTGCTCGCGGCCGGAACTAGCATCTGCGGGGTGTCCGCTGTCGCGGCCGTCGGGCGGGTCGTCGAGGCCCGGGGCGATCAACTCACGTACGCGGCCGCAACGGTCGTTTTCTTCGACGCGATCACGCTCGTGCTCTACCCTGCCCTCGGGGATCTGCTGGGACTGAGTGCCCGTCAGTTCGGCGTCTGGGCCGGACTGAGTATGTTCAGTACGGGCCCGGTCGCGGCGGCGGGATTTGCTCACTCGCCGGAGGCCGGCCAGTGGGCGACGGTGACGAAACTCGCCCGAAACACCCTCCTTGGTGCGGTCGTCGTCGCGTACTCGCTCGGGTACGCGACTCGGAAGGCGAACGATCCCGGCGTCAAGCGCCTCTGGCTCCAGTTCCCGAAGTTCCTTGTCGGCTTTCTCTTGGTGGCGGCGGTCGCCAACGCCGGGCTGTTGACCCCCGAGTCGATAGCGGGGATCGGTCGAACCGCCGATTGGCTGTTCGTCCTCGCGTTCGTCGGACTCGGCTTCGAGATCCGACCGGCCCGGATGCGCGAGAGCGGCCTGACGCCGATCGCAACCGTCCTCTGTGCGTTCTGTGTGATCAGCATCGTTACGCTACTGGTCGTCCGCGCGCTCCTGTAG
- a CDS encoding adenylate kinase, which translates to MAQPQILIVGAPGAGKGTQSSNIAEEYGVEHVTTGDALRANKDTETEYGTPREYMETGELVPDELVNEIVREALESADGYVLDGYPRNESQVEYLEGITDLDVILYLDVAEEELVHRLTGRRVDPETGENYHTEFDMPDDEAVRERLVQRDDDTEDTVKERLRVFEENTAPVIEHYEDHAGFVRIDGEGSPDEVWADIEAAIDERVR; encoded by the coding sequence ATGGCACAACCACAGATCCTGATCGTCGGGGCGCCCGGTGCGGGAAAGGGAACCCAGAGTTCGAATATCGCCGAGGAGTACGGGGTCGAACACGTCACGACGGGCGACGCCCTGCGCGCGAACAAGGACACGGAGACCGAGTACGGCACGCCACGCGAGTACATGGAGACCGGGGAACTGGTCCCCGACGAGCTCGTCAACGAGATCGTCCGCGAGGCCCTCGAATCGGCCGACGGCTACGTGCTGGACGGCTATCCGCGAAACGAGTCCCAGGTCGAGTACCTCGAAGGCATCACGGATCTGGACGTGATCCTCTATCTCGATGTCGCCGAAGAGGAACTCGTCCACCGACTGACGGGCCGGCGCGTCGACCCCGAGACGGGCGAGAACTATCACACGGAGTTCGACATGCCCGACGACGAGGCGGTGCGCGAACGCCTCGTCCAGCGCGATGACGACACCGAAGACACCGTCAAAGAGCGCCTGCGGGTCTTCGAGGAGAACACCGCGCCGGTCATCGAGCACTACGAGGACCACGCGGGGTTCGTCCGGATAGACGGCGAAGGGAGCCCCGACGAGGTCTGGGCCGATATCGAGGCCGCGATCGACGAGCGCGTCCGCTAA
- a CDS encoding PH domain-containing protein, with product MSHRHDPTLPVEAFETPDAGFMAAAGAFLAAVLVAAVLTVAAAVGASVASVLGGVSTAATVGVIAGGVASSFVAGLPERIGRRSQRLVLPFVPAVVLVGIAAIALAVPAIPALVALGAGIGAGLTLLGAFAIATMSRTRYARAMTPDEPTASVLWLKPNQDRRWFALGALWIAGYAALIVATGEFSAGNTILHVLVWGVFALYRGLELRLRLGKTGRDGRLARIFDPDRLLDLTDRWLPELRVHEAGLAVVRPMQRRFVPWTTVADVRLTAEELVIERPRRFDLRCDRTTIDDAERLFDRIESARTNREIADALTIRNA from the coding sequence ATGTCCCACCGGCACGACCCGACGCTCCCCGTCGAGGCGTTCGAGACGCCCGACGCGGGGTTCATGGCCGCCGCGGGGGCCTTCCTCGCGGCCGTCCTCGTCGCGGCGGTGCTGACCGTCGCGGCCGCGGTCGGCGCGTCGGTGGCGAGCGTCCTCGGAGGCGTCTCGACCGCGGCGACCGTCGGCGTCATCGCCGGTGGCGTGGCGTCGAGTTTCGTCGCGGGCCTGCCCGAGCGCATCGGTCGGCGATCGCAACGGTTGGTCCTCCCGTTCGTTCCCGCCGTCGTTCTCGTCGGGATCGCCGCCATCGCGCTCGCGGTCCCCGCGATCCCGGCGCTGGTCGCCCTCGGTGCGGGTATCGGGGCGGGGCTGACGCTTCTCGGCGCGTTCGCGATCGCGACCATGTCGCGGACCCGCTATGCGCGCGCGATGACACCGGACGAGCCGACGGCGTCGGTCCTGTGGCTGAAGCCGAACCAGGACCGCCGGTGGTTCGCACTCGGCGCGCTCTGGATCGCGGGCTACGCCGCGTTGATCGTGGCGACGGGCGAGTTCTCGGCCGGAAACACGATCCTCCACGTCCTCGTGTGGGGTGTCTTCGCCCTCTACCGGGGACTCGAACTGCGTCTCCGACTCGGGAAGACCGGTCGGGACGGCCGACTGGCCCGGATTTTCGATCCGGACCGCCTCCTCGATTTGACGGATCGGTGGCTGCCGGAACTGCGGGTTCACGAGGCCGGACTCGCGGTCGTCCGGCCGATGCAACGGCGTTTCGTTCCGTGGACGACCGTCGCCGACGTCCGTCTGACAGCCGAGGAACTCGTCATCGAACGCCCCCGCCGATTCGATCTGCGCTGTGACCGGACTACGATCGACGACGCTGAACGCCTCTTCGATCGGATCGAATCCGCCCGGACGAACCGGGAGATCGCCGACGCATTGACGATTCGGAACGCTTGA
- a CDS encoding SHOCT domain-containing protein encodes MGRDSTESSYDVVEIFIIKFVLADVIIIAALLLADPIYAVAITALLVVSVFLTWYLTQRVDSSRTVEDDPSERDPVTTLQRRYAAGEMNDAEFEAALDRLIETNERADQAGVETRELSIERSN; translated from the coding sequence ATGGGTCGTGACAGTACGGAAAGCAGCTACGACGTCGTGGAGATCTTCATCATTAAGTTCGTCCTCGCCGACGTCATCATCATCGCGGCGCTGTTGCTCGCCGATCCCATCTACGCGGTCGCCATTACGGCGCTGCTCGTCGTCAGCGTGTTCCTGACGTGGTATCTCACCCAGCGGGTCGACTCCAGTCGAACCGTCGAGGACGACCCATCCGAGCGCGATCCGGTCACGACACTCCAGCGTCGCTACGCCGCCGGCGAGATGAACGACGCCGAGTTCGAAGCCGCGCTCGACCGGTTGATCGAGACCAACGAGCGGGCCGACCAAGCGGGGGTCGAAACGCGGGAGCTGTCGATCGAACGATCGAACTGA
- a CDS encoding DUF106 domain-containing protein produces MGRTAEKVQTLIEQNPEMERAIAVVLRESEGDGEVEWADVREDITSGQWGRLIEKGILVDGLEGFEVSDREEVASVVDAAGTGTTTANATTTNSTSADDDEESSWSKWDKMAAGGVALTFLGYAWGPARDAIGGTMNVVLGPLNAALPFYAVILVLALVTGLYSSLLQSNLMDTSKMSEYQGKMKAIQDKRERAKERGDDEAMERIQQEQMEAMGEQMGMLKEQFRPMVWIMLLTIPVFLWMYWMIGARGAEAHLQEVGGIVMPLAGQVGWTSGIVGPMQAWIVWYFVCSMAFTQILRKSLNVSTTPTG; encoded by the coding sequence ATGGGACGAACCGCGGAGAAAGTACAGACACTCATCGAACAAAACCCCGAGATGGAACGCGCGATAGCGGTCGTGTTGCGCGAGTCCGAGGGCGACGGGGAGGTCGAGTGGGCGGACGTCCGCGAGGACATCACCAGCGGACAGTGGGGCCGATTGATCGAAAAGGGGATCCTCGTCGACGGTCTCGAAGGGTTCGAGGTCAGTGACCGCGAGGAGGTCGCCTCGGTCGTCGACGCGGCCGGGACGGGAACGACTACCGCAAACGCGACTACCACGAACTCGACGAGCGCGGACGACGACGAGGAGTCCAGCTGGTCGAAGTGGGACAAAATGGCCGCCGGCGGGGTCGCCCTGACCTTCCTCGGCTATGCGTGGGGCCCCGCCCGGGACGCCATCGGAGGGACGATGAACGTGGTTCTTGGCCCACTCAACGCCGCGTTGCCCTTTTATGCCGTCATCCTCGTCCTCGCGCTGGTGACGGGGCTGTACTCCTCGCTGTTGCAGTCGAACCTGATGGACACCTCGAAGATGAGCGAGTATCAGGGCAAGATGAAGGCCATTCAGGACAAACGCGAGCGCGCAAAGGAGCGCGGCGACGACGAGGCCATGGAGCGCATCCAACAGGAGCAGATGGAGGCGATGGGCGAGCAGATGGGCATGCTCAAAGAGCAGTTCCGCCCGATGGTCTGGATCATGCTGCTTACCATCCCAGTGTTCCTGTGGATGTACTGGATGATCGGTGCACGGGGAGCCGAGGCACACCTCCAAGAGGTCGGCGGGATCGTGATGCCGCTTGCCGGCCAGGTGGGGTGGACCAGCGGCATCGTCGGCCCGATGCAGGCGTGGATCGTCTGGTACTTCGTCTGCTCGATGGCGTTCACCCAGATCCTGCGCAAATCGCTCAACGTCAGCACGACGCCGACGGGCTAG
- the cmk gene encoding (d)CMP kinase, producing the protein MLLTVSGPPGSGKSTAAAGLSEALDYEHVSGGDVFRELAAERGLSLSEFNTLAEEDDAIDRDLDRRLRELAAEREDLVLESRLAGWMAAEHADLRLWLNAPVEVRAERIAEREDKSVKQAKSETLTRAESEARRYEEYYGIDISDLSIYDLAVNTARWGPAETTDLLVTAAERYDPTGDEGAFPVAGVRYEF; encoded by the coding sequence ATGTTACTCACGGTTTCGGGACCGCCGGGCAGCGGCAAGAGCACCGCCGCCGCCGGGCTCTCGGAGGCGCTCGACTACGAGCACGTAAGCGGTGGGGACGTCTTTCGCGAACTCGCCGCCGAACGGGGGCTCTCGCTCTCGGAGTTCAACACGCTCGCAGAGGAGGACGACGCGATCGACCGGGACCTCGATCGACGGCTCCGGGAACTGGCCGCCGAGCGCGAGGACCTCGTGCTCGAATCCCGACTCGCGGGCTGGATGGCCGCCGAACACGCCGACCTCCGGCTGTGGCTTAACGCGCCGGTCGAGGTGCGGGCCGAGCGGATCGCAGAGCGAGAGGACAAGTCGGTCAAGCAGGCCAAATCCGAGACGTTGACGCGGGCCGAAAGCGAGGCCCGTCGCTACGAGGAGTACTACGGAATCGACATCTCGGACCTCTCGATCTACGATCTGGCGGTCAACACCGCCCGTTGGGGGCCCGCGGAGACGACCGACCTGCTGGTTACCGCCGCCGAACGCTACGACCCGACCGGCGACGAGGGGGCCTTCCCGGTAGCGGGCGTGCGCTACGAGTTCTGA
- a CDS encoding RNA-guided pseudouridylation complex pseudouridine synthase subunit Cbf5 has protein sequence MVRAPPEERDLGSLVEFGVVNLDKPPGPSAHQVSAWVRDLVGVEKAAHAGTLDPKVTGCLPVLTGTATRLAPAFLEGEKEYVAVLELHGPAPADIEAVIGEFEGDLYQKPPRKSAVSRRLRVRTIYELDLLEVQERKALLKIRCESGTYVRKLCHDLGLALGTGAHMGHLRRTATTPFDDASLCSLYDLADAIAFAEEGDEAPLRDLLEPGERALAHLPRVTVAPSAAHEIAHGAQVYAPGVIDAEGDPDDEPLVACYTPEGSAVCLGRLVGDPAAETGRVVALERVLV, from the coding sequence ATGGTTCGTGCCCCGCCAGAGGAGCGTGACCTCGGATCGCTCGTCGAGTTCGGCGTCGTCAACCTCGATAAGCCCCCCGGGCCCTCTGCCCACCAGGTGTCGGCGTGGGTCCGGGACCTGGTAGGCGTCGAGAAAGCCGCCCACGCCGGCACCCTCGACCCGAAGGTCACGGGCTGTCTGCCGGTCCTGACGGGCACGGCGACGCGGCTGGCCCCCGCGTTTCTGGAGGGCGAGAAGGAGTACGTTGCGGTGCTCGAACTCCACGGGCCGGCTCCCGCCGATATCGAGGCCGTGATCGGGGAGTTCGAGGGCGACCTCTACCAGAAACCACCGCGGAAGAGCGCGGTCTCCCGGCGACTCCGCGTCCGGACCATCTACGAACTCGACCTCCTCGAAGTCCAGGAGCGAAAGGCGCTTTTGAAGATCCGCTGTGAGAGCGGAACCTACGTCAGGAAGCTCTGTCACGACCTCGGCCTCGCGCTCGGAACGGGCGCGCACATGGGTCACCTCCGGCGGACCGCGACTACCCCGTTCGACGACGCCTCGCTGTGTTCGCTGTACGACCTGGCCGACGCGATCGCGTTCGCCGAGGAGGGCGACGAGGCCCCCTTGCGGGACCTCCTCGAACCCGGTGAGCGGGCGCTCGCCCACCTGCCTCGGGTGACGGTCGCGCCGAGTGCGGCCCACGAGATTGCCCACGGCGCGCAGGTCTACGCCCCGGGCGTGATCGACGCCGAGGGCGACCCCGACGACGAGCCGCTCGTTGCCTGTTATACCCCCGAGGGCTCGGCGGTCTGTCTCGGCCGGCTCGTGGGCGATCCCGCCGCCGAGACGGGGCGGGTGGTTGCGCTCGAACGCGTGTTGGTCTAG
- a CDS encoding alpha/beta fold hydrolase → MSAIDERYVNAGDYRLRYLQAGTEGPPVVLLHGGLIDAAHLSWGEVITPLAERFRVVVPDLLGYGDSDRPDLAYSTERHVAVIESFIDAIGIDSASFVGLSVGGSVALGLALRSPERVDRLVPVASYGLGRELPNGRLTYALSRLPALNRLSMAALRRSRRLTRASLGGIVTDPESLPPELVETVYELVQHPDAGRAYRSWRRHEVSSSGFRTDYRSRLGEIDAPTLFVHGREDEVFPPRWSVRAADLMGVECWVVPDAGHWVPRERPEEFAERVIAFLD, encoded by the coding sequence ATGAGCGCGATCGACGAACGATACGTCAACGCCGGCGACTACCGGCTCCGATATCTGCAGGCCGGCACGGAGGGGCCGCCGGTGGTCCTGTTGCACGGCGGGCTGATCGACGCCGCCCACCTCTCGTGGGGCGAGGTCATCACCCCGCTCGCGGAGCGTTTTCGCGTGGTCGTTCCCGATCTCCTGGGATACGGCGACAGCGACCGACCCGACCTCGCATACAGCACCGAGCGCCACGTCGCGGTCATCGAGTCGTTCATCGACGCGATCGGGATCGACAGCGCGAGTTTCGTGGGCCTGTCGGTCGGCGGAAGCGTCGCGCTCGGCCTCGCGCTTCGTTCGCCCGAGCGGGTCGATCGGCTCGTGCCCGTCGCGAGCTACGGTCTCGGACGGGAGTTGCCCAACGGCCGGCTCACCTACGCACTCTCGCGGCTCCCGGCACTGAACCGCCTCTCCATGGCGGCCTTGCGTCGGAGTCGGCGCCTGACGAGGGCGAGTCTCGGGGGGATCGTGACCGATCCCGAGTCCCTTCCCCCGGAACTCGTCGAGACGGTCTACGAACTCGTCCAGCACCCCGACGCCGGACGCGCCTACCGGAGTTGGCGCCGCCACGAGGTGAGTTCAAGCGGGTTTCGCACCGATTACCGGTCCCGGTTGGGGGAGATCGACGCCCCGACGCTGTTCGTCCACGGGCGCGAGGACGAGGTGTTCCCGCCGCGCTGGTCGGTTCGGGCCGCCGATCTGATGGGTGTCGAGTGCTGGGTCGTCCCCGACGCCGGCCACTGGGTTCCCCGCGAGCGCCCCGAGGAGTTCGCCGAACGGGTGATCGCCTTCCTCGACTAG